CGGCAACGCCACCCTCGTGCTCTGCTGCAAGGGGGTCGATCGCGCCACGCTCCGCTTCGGCCCGGAAATCGCCGCCGCCGCCCATCCCGCCGCCCATGCCGCCACTCAAATCGCCCTGCTCACCGGCCCCAATTTCGCCCATGAAATCGCAGCCGGCCACCCCGCCGCCGCCGTGCTGGCGATGGCAGACCCCGACGCCCGCCACGCCTTGATCGCCCAGCTCGCCACCCCGCGCTTCCGCCTCTACGGCAGCCCCGACCTGATCGGTGCCGCCCTCGGCGGTGCCGCCAAAAATGTCATCGCTATCGCCGCCGGTGCCGTGATCGGTGCCGGCCTCGGCGAAAATGCCCGCGCCGCCCTGGTCACCCGCGGCCTCGCGGAAATCGCCCGCCTCGCCGTCGCCCTGGGCGGATCAGCCGAAACCATCGCCGGCCTCGCCGGATTAGGCGACCTGATCCTCACCGCCACCGGCCAAAGCAGCCGCAATTTCCGCGCCGGCCTCGCCCTCGGCCACGGCCAACGCCCCGACCCCGCCACCGGCATCATCGAAGGCCTCGACACCGCCCCGGCCCTGCTCGCCCGCGCCCACGCCGCCGGATGCGACATGCCGGTCACCGCCACCGTCGTCGAATTGCTGGCCGGAACCATCGGCCTGAACGACGCGATCGAGCGATTGATGCGACGGGGGCTGCGGGACGAGGGTCAGTGAAGCAGCAACGAAGTCTTTCGTTTTTCGCCTGACCCGGAGGAATTTACACCCGGCGGCGCTGACCTGACCTTTACCGACGCGGCTACCAGCCGTGGCGGCACCCAGCAGAAAAACCATATAATAGTTCTTGCATGTTTTCGTGAAAACACGTAACCGTGAGCGCAACGTCCATATTAAAAGACCGTAAACTTGCGGTCATATTCTCAGGGAGCGACCACAATCATGCAGCCTAACCACGCCAAATCCGGTATCAAGATCAATCTCGCCACCACCATGTCGGCGGTGCTGGCGCTTACGCTGTCGGGCATGTGTGCCGCGGAGGCTGCCGGACCGGTGGCCCCTCCGCTGGTGACCCCCGCATGGGTCGCCGCCCATTTGCATACACCGGGTATGGTGATCGTCGAGGTCTATGATTTCGACAAACAAAAGCCCGCCTACGCGAAAGAGCACATCCCCGGCGCGGTCTTCACCGGCTTCCTGAGTGACCATTGGCGTATTCCGATGAACGGCCTGCCCTTTGTGTTGCCCCCCGAGGCGACGATAGCCAAGGTTATCGAAGGCGTCGGTATCAGCAACAACAGCCGTGTCATTCTGGTGCCCGGCGGCGCGGTCAAAGGCGATTTCCCGGCCACGACCCGGATCTACTGGACGCTGCGAATGGAAGGGATGAACAACGTTTCGATCATGAACGGCGGCGATCATGCCTGGCTCGCGAACCCCAAGGATGTGGTTGCCACCGGCGATCTCACCCCCGCTGTCGGGAAGTTCACGCCGCATTACGATGCTGGCCTCCTCGCAACCCGCAGCATGGTTCAGGCCGATCTGAATACCCACAAGTTCCAGCTCGTCGATGCGCGACCGGCAAA
This sequence is a window from Acidiphilium acidophilum. Protein-coding genes within it:
- a CDS encoding NAD(P)H-dependent glycerol-3-phosphate dehydrogenase, giving the protein MTPPTLAVIGTGAWGTALAITYARAGYHVTLVARTAAQADHLARTRDNPHLPDIALPAALRVTAEVPPAPILLLCPPFQHLGTTLARIPPGNATLVLCCKGVDRATLRFGPEIAAAAHPAAHAATQIALLTGPNFAHEIAAGHPAAAVLAMADPDARHALIAQLATPRFRLYGSPDLIGAALGGAAKNVIAIAAGAVIGAGLGENARAALVTRGLAEIARLAVALGGSAETIAGLAGLGDLILTATGQSSRNFRAGLALGHGQRPDPATGIIEGLDTAPALLARAHAAGCDMPVTATVVELLAGTIGLNDAIERLMRRGLRDEGQ
- a CDS encoding sulfurtransferase; translated protein: MSAVLALTLSGMCAAEAAGPVAPPLVTPAWVAAHLHTPGMVIVEVYDFDKQKPAYAKEHIPGAVFTGFLSDHWRIPMNGLPFVLPPEATIAKVIEGVGISNNSRVILVPGGAVKGDFPATTRIYWTLRMEGMNNVSIMNGGDHAWLANPKDVVATGDLTPAVGKFTPHYDAGLLATRSMVQADLNTHKFQLVDARPAKQYDGKVKPGVDKKAGTIPGALNLPFSVVLTADHEGIMDRAGVEGAMKKAGIATDKPTYTFCNTGHLASLDWFALREIAHVPDVKLYSGSMSEWTRDASLPVVDGKSAF